Part of the Neoarius graeffei isolate fNeoGra1 chromosome 15, fNeoGra1.pri, whole genome shotgun sequence genome is shown below.
gtttaAATTGGAGAATTGAGCTGTCACATGTTTGTATAAGTGTTTAATTCATAAGGTTTTGGTTTCTCAGTGTAAGTATATATCGGTGCTGATGTTACCTGTTGTAGTGCAGTATGCACCATTGCACGATGTGCAGGCTGCAGGTCATGCAGCAGAGAGCTCCAGCACTGGCAATCTGTCATTCCCATCAAGTCAGGTACAGTCAGGTTTTTCAAGAAAGCAGGATCTAAACCCTGAAATAATGGCTTTAGCCTGCATAATGTGTTGGCACTGATCTAAACAGAAAAGGGAAATGAATACAAGGCTCTCTGGCTCCTGACACACTTTAGTTCTATAGACCATATGACACAACTTACATTTGTTCCTCGGAATATTTTGCTTAACATTTGGAATGCCTGCAATGGAAAGATGAGACCAGGATTAAAATTGGTACAAAATAAAATCTATTGGCCCCAAGTCTAAtagaaactgtgtgtgtttacttgtgaaGGTGGAAAAGTAGGTATATCAGGCTGAGAGAAGAGTTCCAATAAATCATTTGTGGATAACGATTGCAGGAATGATGCGCCAAGTTGAGGTAGTACACTATGGAGAGAGGCCAGCGCTGGAGAAGACAACAAGCTGGCATTAAGGGGTTTGAGAGCAAGAGCCAGCCAATGGGAAAGCTGCAGATGAGAGAAACTGCATGTCATATATGACAAgacacaataaataacaaatcatTGGTGTTTAACTCATCCATCTAtccctgcttatcctgtgcagggttgcaggcaagctggagcctatcccagctgactatgggcaagaggcggggtacaccctggacaagtcaccaggtcatcacagggctgacacatagagacaaacaatcattcacactcacagtcaatttagagccaccaattagcctaatctacatgtctttgaactgtgggggaaaccagagcacctggaggaaacccatgcaaacatggggagaacatgcaaacgccacacagaaaggccctcgtcggctgctgggcttgaacccaggaccttcttgctgtgaggtgacagtgctaaccactacaccaccatgccaccctgttcaactctttaaaggtgtcattccacgacaaaccgtttaatacttgctctttttgaaataccataggtcactccgagttgcatatgcatgctgcacgtgaaaatgttcttctacccccattccctgtattagcctatgaaagaaaatagatggGAAAACaagcgaatcagaaaaagccctacgaacttacatcacttcgaaaattagtagtcatggcctcgcccataacccactggagggagcgtcacagtgctgttagccaatcagaagcgatatgtttacatgtcatgaatattcatgagtaagagctgaaatcctgtcattctctccccacccactcctccaccaaactagaacagcctggaaCAGGAGCACCacggcatttttttcaccaaaaccggctcacagggcattcattcatactagagaccaccgcacaattaatgaaaaaatgatgcaatgacacctttaattAACCAATTAACAAAGATGACCCATTGAGCAAGGAAATctctttttgtttttactttaatGCAAGTGTAATTTGTTAGAATTAGAAAATGACCAGTTGAACTTTTCCTTTTCTTGAATATTAGCACTGTAAATGGTATTTGATGTGTGTAGACCACACCCTCAATTAAATGACAAGTTGACCCCACAATTTTCAGCTTCACAGTCACGCCAGGAAAAACTTTGTGCTTGAGTTCTGGGCAGCTTCTCCTTTGCACTAGACAGCCATAGAATGCCTTACTACAAACTCATAAGCCCCTTTTAAACAGAGATCCTGCTATATTGCCATTAAGAATACTTCTCATTGTGCTTAGGTCGTTTACACTGAACCAAACAAAGTTGGCATAAAGCTGCCCTAGTGCATGTTTTTAGATTGCATGCCGGCGTTCCGGAACCATGTGACATGTAACACATTGGAGCTTCGGCGCCTAGTGTCACATATACGCATCAGAAATACAAATATACCGTGATATGAGCATATGGGCCTTGCTTTCAAAGGAATAACAGCAGCCAATTATAGGAACCAATCCACCAGCATGTTTTTAGGAGGTGGGAGAAAACCAGTGAACCCGGAGGAAAACcgtagagagcatgcaaaactccgcacagaaagtaaCCTGTATTAGGGATCCTGTGGCAGTGGGGCAGCAATACTGCCCACTGCTCCACCATGCTGCCTACACAGTTTTATTAAAAGCTTCAAATTGATCCATTTAAGACCAACACAATATCTGAGTTAGAAGAGCTGATAAATACATATGTAGAAGATTTTAAGAAGCTCACGCTTACTCTGCCGTTTCTGCTGACATGGCCGTCTGAAATACACTGTGCAAGCTGCTGCCACAGAGCAGGTGAGACAGGTTGTATAGACAGGACACGATGTAGTTCTTCTGAATTCATGTAGCATATTAGGATGCCTAACCTGTCACAGAAACAAAACGGCTCAACCATTTGTTGTATGGTTCAACCTTTGAATTTTGCTGTTTAGAGAAGTGAATTACCTCATTATCGTATCACTAGTGAGATTCTTCCTCTTGCTGAACAGGGTGCGAAACACATGTCTCCCCCTTATGGCATCCAGACTGCTATTAGCCAACAGTTCTACCAGTGGGCTGAGCTGTGAGATACAACAGAAAACTTTACTTTTGTTCTCTTCAAGCCTTTAGGATTCATATATACAAAATATTCTGATGTTTGCTTACCTACCTGCTGGGATGTCAGCTGTTGGAAGTGGCTGACAGGAAGATGTGGGAGGAGGGGAAGAACAGAGGTGAGGAAGTATGGTGGCCAGGAGGGAACATCTCCTACTGCATTCGACTGGAGGAGACGTTTTGCGAAAGCTTGTTTCTGAGGAGACTCCATCTCCGAGCTGTGATCTCGAATAGCCATCAACCTAAAAGGATGTCAAATGCATGAGCATAGATATATTCTGCAAACTTGTCAGCATATCTCGAGAGTATTATGGTTCACTCACACACTATCATTGGCAATCAGTGATGcaggaaaattcattatgtcagaAACAGACATGTAGGGGATGAACTGTGAGAGGTCAACAAATAGTTCTGGCGTAACACGCGGGAATTTGTGGATGAAGGCTGCAGTCATAGTCTCCATGGCCTCTTTTTCCTTTGGGGAAGCCTTTCAATGATGCCAAGAGAAGTGATAAAAATTTATGAGAGTTTATAAATAGAATCAATTGCATTTGCAGTAGACTAGAATCCTCTCACTGGAAGAAATGGAGATGGAAAATGCATTAGCTCATTAGCCGGTTGGCTGGCTACCTGTGTTGTCTCAACTTGGAGCTGGTCCCAGCTCTGATGTACATGAGACAGAAATCTTTTCACTGCATCTTTTTCTGCAGACAACACAAGAGTGCGTATTCTTTCTCTCGGCATCCGGAGGTATTCCTAGACCAGCAGCAAGAAGAATACCATAGATTATGAGCCAGTATGATAGTATGCATTAGtgcaaaatgttttaaacaagtcAGAAACATGTTTGAAGCGCATTACAGTTTCGGTCACATTATGATTACGCTTACGGTAGCCTTCATGTCATTCAAGCTGTCAAACTATGTGAAGTTAACAAAGTTAGTTTATATTCATTACATATTCTATTAGAAATATATATAGTAAATATATTAAACTCTTCTTAGCCTTATGTCATTTCTGACAAGCTTGTGTACCAACATTTGAGCCCTACCCGTATTAAAAATCTCAGTGCAGAGGAGTTGTCCTCTTTTTGAATGAGATCCCACAGGACAGGCTGAAAGATTAGCATAACAATTTAGGACAACTAAATGTAGAATTAACAACATTAATCACAGTATAAATTAATAATTGTATATCACTTACACTGAAACAACTAAGAAGATCTTCCTTCAGAGATAGATTCTGCTCTCGTCTGAGAAAGACACCAACAGTCTGGAGCACACTAATGGAGGCATTTGGCCTGAGGGTTGCCCAGAAAGAGGAATTGTCCAGAAGTCTGGACAGAAGAATAGCTTGGCCGAGGCCCTGGCGGACTTCCCGTTCCCCTTCTTCAATGCCTGCTGAGAGTCCTACAACAAAATCTAACACTTGGAGCACATAGCTTACAGTGGCAAGCCAGCCCACACGTTCATTAACAACACCCTCACAATGGTTCAACTTATACACAACTTCCTGTAGGATAGGTAGAGGATTTACACAGAGCTGATGCGTGTCAAAGTCATACGGGGCAGGGAGCATGTTAAACAGCTGCTGAAGGACACACTGGGTCTCCTGCTTCACTTCCGATTTGGAATTGCAGTAGTCTAAGAGGATTGGCTGTTTAGGAACCAGCATGACATACAAACCCATGTTCTTGCAAATATAATCCCTCAGTCCTGCTGTGTCTCTACAGACTTCAAGCAGATCAGAGTTGGTGAAATCCTCTGCAGTCCAATTTAAAAAATCACAGAGGACATTTTTGGAGTCATGGTGGGAATCTTTGTTCAGGACTTTGGAGCAATATTCTGCAGCCCAGCCAGTGTGAACTAATGGATATGACACATTGCCACACAAGGCTAATATCAGAGCAGAGTTGTTAGGCAGAAAACACCTCCTGAAAACTTGTGCACTTAGAGATCCAGCACTGAGCAGTTCTAAGCAGTCCTCAGTTGCAATACTAGCAGAACTTCCAGCAACTTCATTGGACAGTTGTACGCAGAGGTCATCAATACTTGATTGGTTGAGGTAGTCCTTGCTAACAGCAGCCTAATGAAATCACACAGTTACAACATACTTGTCAGTCAAGCAAATGGTAATTTTTTTCCAGATATCATTTAAACATTCATCACTAATACCTGATGGGCTCGCTGCAGCCAGAAGGAAGAGTTGGCACATACTGTATTATTGAATGCCTGTGCGAAGAATTCACTGCACACATGTACCCACAGGAAATCTTCCTCTGCAGCAGAGAGGTACCATGCCGCATTAGAACAGCTGACATGCAGGTCAGGCACTACATGACCAGCCTCCGGGTCCAAAGTTGCATCACCTCCATCAAAAAGATTACAGTAGAGAAACACAGTAAAGTTTGAAACACCAGTGAGACCTGGAATAGAGGCATTGCATGCTGCTTCCAGGATCTCTGCTGAGGTTGACAGGTCTGATTCTGTTTGATCATGGAACAATTGCTGAGACTGGAGGAGTCTGGATGTTTTGGATGATTGTTGTTGTTTCGAGTTGTGTTTGCCCGTCTTTGAAGATGAACAGGTCATCAAAGATGGCCGACTCGGTAAACCATGTGAGGTGAAACCCATGGCTTGAGCATTCCATGTTAGATTATGTCTAATCCCCCTATGTGCCAAAGTGTATTACAACAGTGTTAGAAATGTGTTAAATGTATGCTCAAGAAATGATTTTTTTAAGAAACTTACCACAATATCAATTGTCTCAGGTCACCTTtgggaaaaaaaagtggaaacCAGGATGAGTGGGATTGTTGTCTGTTAATACAAATCAATGATAATTGCAGTGGATTGTTCATGAATTGTAAAAATAAAGAAGATTCACCATACAATTAGGCTCAATGAAATAGCATAGCTGGGCACATAATGCCAGGGGTATATGGTTACAAATCAACAAAAGGGTGGGTAGATTATCCAGCCCATAGGATTTAGAGTATCATGATCTCATTGATGATTAACATGGCCAATTTGGTTTCAGGAATCCAACCATATCTTTCAACTATGAAAGTTTTATTGATTTTTAAAGTACTTGTAAGGACTGGTCAAGAAACTGTACAATAAaagctacactctcagaaaataaattaaaatattgtACCTttcggggtacaatggcttgtcactagaGAAGtactctctaaggtacttatttgtaccctttgtatactgcttgggaccatatgtgtacctttttgaccctaaaaaggtccaCATAGTTACTTGAGGTCGAATAATGAGccgtagggggtacattagtatagattgtacctggggggacagaaattgactactactgtacccctatttctaacagtgtatggaggaaaaggttttaaaaggaaaatcattttaattattttaaaataaaggaaaTATAAGGATAAACTTACCTACAGAACATCCTCCCCGTTTAGTGGACTGTGGCTCACCAGCCATGCTACCTAGATCATCCAGTAGAGCCAAGGTCACACGCGACACTTTCCTCCTCAGATTACTGTACACTGTGCTACCCACTCTGTGCAGGAATCTATGCCGGAGGCCATCAAGACCCTGGACGAGGGCAGGATTATGCTCAGCAAACTGTGCTGTTCTTTCCCCAGTGTTTGACTTCGACAGTGCCTGCAGAAGTAGGGCCTTCATAGAGCTAAGACTGCCCATGTCTTGAGATTTATTGTTCTTCTCATGTAAAACCTCAGGTGGAACGCTAAATGGCTTATAACGTCCTGCCAAAAAGGTACCATCCTTTTGGTCACTGGCTACACTTGCAGGGTGCAGATTCACCACAGGTTTCCAGTTCTTTGTCTCCAGGAATGTCAGGAGTTGCTGCAGCCAGTGTACGTTGAAAGCACAATCACTTTGCCCTTTCAGGGCGCAGATAAATCCCTGGAGACCCGCATTGGCCTGGCTATAGGTCCCACTGACAAGCGCTTGTAGAGCAGTGTCAAGCAAGGCACTGATGGTCTTCCAGTTCTGAGAAAGAAATGTGAGAAGAGGTCTTTGTGGTTGCTGTTCTATAAGAATAAGGATGCTCTGCACCAGTCCAAGTAGTCCATCCCAGTGTGGGCTGCCtcttagagagagaaagaggtctTGTAGTCTGAAGCTTGGTCGAGGAGGAATCCTCCCAGCCCAGTCTCCTAGTGGCATTTTTCCATCAGAATGGAGAAAAGAATGCAACAAGTTTTCCCAAAAATGATCATCACTGAAagatatatcatcatcatctagttCAGCACTCACTTCCTGAAGATACATTGAGATGTtataaagaaatcctgacagcctGTTCCGGTCAAGTGGCTTGTTAAGAGATGGTAAACCATTAGCTTTCTTGGGTAGGAGTCCTAGAGACTTGAGACCTCCAACAATGTTCTTTAAGACTGTATGGATTTGTTCATCCTGTCTTCTTTCTGGAGATGGTTTCTCTCTGTGAGGGTACCAGCCTCCACCCTTCCGCCATATCTCAACCAATTCTTTCAACATTGCTTCTCGTTGGTCCTCCTTTTTATTTCCTGCAATATGATATTTGGATGTAAAGCCTACTACACTTTGATTAAAGAGCACAAACTATGGAataaacacacaacacacattTTCTCACCTTTGGAAATGGTGGATACTTGACCCAAAAATACAATCAACCCAATTACAATCCCAATTTTTTCCATTCTGAGTGCCATTCACAACTTTCAAGACAGTCCGGATGAAATCATACCAATGCTCCTTTGAGAAAGCACCTGTTATAGAATTCCTTTTAGCCTGAGACTCTCAAGGAGTACAATGTCACACTGCAGAATGGATATAAAATGTTAATGACTGCCCACAGTCACTTGATTACACTTTCACTGAAGAAAAGCAGCCTGTCATTATTTCGTATGCATTATTCACAATTTTGTACATTTGAATGTTTTCTGATACAACAGATGTTCATTAAGTTTGTCAAGTTCATTTATACAGCATCAAATATGTTTACATgttgaattaaaaataaaaaatgcaacacAATTGTTGATGTATTTATAATCTTAACtgcttatcattttcatttcattcataaaCATCTGCAATTTAAATCTTCAGAGCTTTGTGCATACTTACATGCAGTCATAATCCATTTCCTCCATTAGTATTCAAAGGGGGAAAAATACAGATTAGACAAGAAATGCAAGAAAATACAAAAGTTATTCATAGATTTGAAAATAATCCATAAATACAATATTGTTTCCTTTCTGTCAGTCCGCCTCTATCCCTTGCATTTGCTCTCTTCTGTTCTGAGAGTGTCACTTTTTCGATCTGAAGCTCAACTGGAGCTTCAGCCAGAGCTTCAGGTTTCAGTGCCATCATTTGGTTATGTGCCAGCTGGCAGGCTTAGCAAgtgaatatatacagtactgtgcaaaagtcttaagcaccctattttttttcatacaaactttgtgatagattcctattttatgacttctacattatcgagtcagtacaaaacattttagagttccaaacattcgttttccagcacaaaatcaaatgttacagaaaaaaatgtttgtacctgagcagcatattacataagagagcacttttcagattaaaaaagaaaacagtgaaggctactgggttttgctgcaaaataaagaagcaagtgtgaccgtcaaagtgtccagaagaactgtggatggttctgcaagatgctcagtaaaacctacagctcatttccttataaaactgcactcattgtaccagaGACtactgttttgattttttttaagcaaagagtcgtctcacaaCAAAAATGGActtcgtttcatttattatggcttactgctgtttttgctattttttttatgttgaaacatttaatttcattatttttatactatttttggtctacagcatttctttacatgtgcacagtactgtatatgtggCTTGAAGGCATTTTTGTGCATTTTGTAGTGTGAAACTGAATGTCAGTGAATATCACTGAAACATGTCTTGCAGTTTGCTTCTTTTTCGTTCACAAGGAAAGGATTCAGTCCAGAACATGCTATTCACTTTTACAGCTTAATGATAATAACAGTAAACCTATTTAAAAATGTCTAAATCAAGCTTCGATTCCTTATTAATTATGATAATTTGATTTCCCTGAaggtcttttctgttttttttttttgcctgtccaAAAATGAATTAATTAGTAAACAGTTTAGGTAAGCAAGAGCAAAAATAAAGCACAGTATCTGAATCGGACTTGACCTAATTGCCCTGAGAACTTTTTGTTATTTGTCAGACATGTTCTACTATCCCATTACAGGATATAACTTTGGACAATGTCCTTGAGCATACTGCTTTCCGTACATGAGTGCCAGAAGGTCTCCTGAAGCTGTCATAAAACAAAAACTCTCCAGCAGCACACAATCAGGCCCTTCACTTACGCACATAATCATCTCTCTCCTGTCTGAGCTCTGTCTGCAACAGTGGAAACTTGAGCGGAAGCAGTGAAAGGACCAATGCAGGCACCCCACAAAGCCTTTTAATTCTGTCAGTGTCACCCCCAGTGGAACAATAACTTCCTCTTGTATTATTG
Proteins encoded:
- the LOC132898988 gene encoding stereocilin, with protein sequence MALKPEALAEAPVELQIEKFVLFNQSVVGFTSKYHIAGNKKEDQREAMLKELVEIWRKGGGWYPHREKPSPERRQDEQIHTVLKNIVGGLKSLGLLPKKANGLPSLNKPLDRNRLSGFLYNISMYLQEVSAELDDDDISFSDDHFWENLLHSFLHSDGKMPLGDWAGRIPPRPSFRLQDLFLSLRGSPHWDGLLGLVQSILILIEQQPQRPLLTFLSQNWKTISALLDTALQALVSGTYSQANAGLQGFICALKGQSDCAFNVHWLQQLLTFLETKNWKPVVNLHPASVASDQKDGTFLAGRYKPFSVPPEVLHEKNNKSQDMGSLSSMKALLLQALSKSNTGERTAQFAEHNPALVQGLDGLRHRFLHRVGSTVYSNLRRKVSRVTLALLDDLGSMAGEPQSTKRGGCSVGDLRQLILWGIRHNLTWNAQAMGFTSHGLPSRPSLMTCSSSKTGKHNSKQQQSSKTSRLLQSQQLFHDQTESDLSTSAEILEAACNASIPGLTGVSNFTVFLYCNLFDGGDATLDPEAGHVVPDLHVSCSNAAWYLSAAEEDFLWVHVCSEFFAQAFNNTVCANSSFWLQRAHQAAVSKDYLNQSSIDDLCVQLSNEVAGSSASIATEDCLELLSAGSLSAQVFRRCFLPNNSALILALCGNVSYPLVHTGWAAEYCSKVLNKDSHHDSKNVLCDFLNWTAEDFTNSDLLEVCRDTAGLRDYICKNMGLYVMLVPKQPILLDYCNSKSEVKQETQCVLQQLFNMLPAPYDFDTHQLCVNPLPILQEVVYKLNHCEGVVNERVGWLATVSYVLQVLDFVVGLSAGIEEGEREVRQGLGQAILLSRLLDNSSFWATLRPNASISVLQTVGVFLRREQNLSLKEDLLSCFSPVLWDLIQKEDNSSALRFLIREYLRMPRERIRTLVLSAEKDAVKRFLSHVHQSWDQLQVETTQASPKEKEAMETMTAAFIHKFPRVTPELFVDLSQFIPYMSVSDIMNFPASLIANDSVLMAIRDHSSEMESPQKQAFAKRLLQSNAVGDVPSWPPYFLTSVLPLLPHLPVSHFQQLTSQQLSPLVELLANSSLDAIRGRHVFRTLFSKRKNLTSDTIMRLGILICYMNSEELHRVLSIQPVSPALWQQLAQCISDGHVSRNGRLSHWLALALKPLNASLLSSPALASLHSVLPQLGASFLQSLSTNDLLELFSQPDIPTFPPSQAFQMLSKIFRGTNISANTLCRLKPLFQGLDPAFLKNLTVPDLMGMTDCQCWSSLLHDLQPAHRAMVHTALQQVLEHLSTNNTLYMHCLLPFISLKKLATELDGQTILHHISLYRNMSWSPQQAQLLFRMIQQTENITRETVLRLGRIASGMSCKSLQLWANESNFSELLRFITELPGGLRPALRKCVIEELRKRPDVDLDGFNPLFTAGLPVTMIERLSNASLSAVLNHLRRHFIDFLELPRHKQMTLAQKAIDVLMIAEDKISGASMDLLGTFLFFLDRDMLTQVDREALKLRLEDLKQYCMPPDTFREMASLLTERSMLGEPKSWTVGDVEHVDRLVFTLSPQQIRSLPLDDLGKDTVEQVLQNQWHWKDTKLGKVCADPKGLKDKIYSLIHKIIRGRRWIRSEPIPTCADIKGTFPSAWRWYQLNRMKRTELKECVEFLGQDGSLDSQQRWALWTELRPVYKPVRSLRPSQVLELGSIITEMSERELQAVNLSELAVVANLGSFKTWNPRKMRAALQGFLRRRKEKPEDLGVVELVSLGNLLCGFTPAEISRLDPFKLSMAVMFLRETFLPCLEQQTEALTAQLSSPLAFGPVSGWSSEIFTEIGTLAAGLDDMVLSSLVKEQIEGLTPLAISLIPPKKMAVVFSASQLSWLNSEQAWAMTDEQWQKLDNEQKQALSMALYEGDAMLGHRGRSQAPSVWFADSLTACTLLLLCTLLHLL